A stretch of DNA from Synechococcus sp. JA-3-3Ab:
GCCCTCGCCAGATCCAGGTGCGGGATGACGGGCCCGGCCTGCCGGCTCCCCTGGAAGAGCTGGCCCAGCCCTACATCGCCCAACCCATTCACATCGCCGGCCAGCACTACCCGACCGGCTCAGGAGGTCTGGGGCTGTACATCGCCAAACGTATCCTGCAAGCCCACGGAGGAGACTTGTGTTTGGTGGAGACGGGATCCCAGGGCACGACCCTAGCGCTGGTGCTGCCCTGATCCCCAACCCCGCCAGGGGAGAAAAGCGCCCAAGGGATCCCCTCTGCTTCGCGTTAGTGGTGTGGAGCGCTTGCAGCTCACTCGACAGGGCGGCCCCGATACATCAATCGATACTTTGCCGGCGGGAGCGCAGCCGTTTGCTCTTGGCGTTCTTCTGTTGCAACGGACGGGGAAGGAGGGGGGCTGTCTTTTTCAGACCACAAACCCAGCTGCTCGAGAACCGCGTGAAGAGCTTCCGTGTCGATGGGAAAAGACCACCTGGCTGCCTTGTAAATTTGCTCGAGGGAGTGGAGAATGTCGTCGGCTTCGGCCAAACCGGGGATCACCTCGGCTGCCCCCTGGTAAATGGCCCAGCGCCGCTCTGCCGGCTCGATGGGGCGACGAGGGTAATGAGTGAGAATCACAGGGATATCCGGAAGCCGGCTCCGACACTCTCGACAAAAGGCATAGGGGTTAAACAGCCCCGTCGTCATATCCACCACCATCAGATCCGGAGAATGAGTTGCCGCCACCTCCACCAGATCTGCCTGA
This window harbors:
- a CDS encoding response regulator, which produces MTKTVLVAQGQLLQAQLWKLVLESQRHTVVLVSPQADLVEVAATHSPDLMVVDMTTGLFNPYAFCRECRSRLPDIPVILTHYPRRPIEPAERRWAIYQGAAEVIPGLAEADDILHSLEQIYKAARWSFPIDTEALHAVLEQLGLWSEKDSPPPSPSVATEERQEQTAALPPAKYRLMYRGRPVE